The stretch of DNA CGGCAAAGCGTAGCGCCCAACCGCCGAGGCGGGGAGCCAAGTATTCGGCCGACCACGGCCCCGGCGCGTCGAGCATGGCGAACGCCTCACGCAACGCCACGCCTCGGGCGCCGCGGCTGGCATGCCAGGCGAGCAAGTGAACCGCAACGGCCCGGGCTTGCGCTGGGCAGTCGTCGCAGCTCTTCCGCGAGACGCCGTCAAAGTAGCCCGCAAAGAAACGGAGAACGCCCGCGAGCTCGCGGCAGTCGTCGCGCCAGGGCGGATCGGTGGGCGCGGCGTGGTGGCCGGCCAGGCGCTGCAGACGCGCCGTTGCGTAGCGTGCATTGTCGATCGGGACCGAACAGGGCTTGCGTGTCATCGTGAGACCTCAAGGGGTTGAAGCGCGGGCCCCGAAAGGGGGCGTCGTGAGCACGACCGGCGGGCGAAACAGCAACGACAGAGGCAGCGCAGGAAGTAGCAACGGACATAGTAAACCTCGAGGGTAGTGCGGGCCGAGTCGATCGGCGCCGCGGGTAAAGGGGCGGATGTCGTATGACGCCCGCCGCCGACAATCGCGGGCCGTTGTGGCCCGCTCACGTGGTCACTCTTTCGACTGTCGGGGCGATCGTCAATAGCTTCGCCACGCCCCTCGACAGGCCGCAGGCGCGGCATCTGGTGGCCCTGCCGAGGCCGTAGGCAGGGGCGCCCTCCCTTCGGGTCCTCCGCCGGCCCCCTAGGCGGTGGGCAAAGCCCGCGATCGAGAGTTGTTCGTGTGCGGCGGGCATCGCTTTTCGATTAGTAGTAGTATGACTCGGTCCCACAAACGCCTTGTTTTATAGAGTTTGTGACCTTTTAGAGTCATAGTCGCCCTGCCAACGAAGTACGTCCGATTCGTTCCGATGCGGTTTAGTGTCTAAGTGCCTCCGGACCCTGTCTGGGTCCTCGGCCGCAATGTGGCCGCCGACCGCCTACGCGAATGCGGGCCGGTAAGGGACACCGTTTACTTCACCGAAAGTGAGCCCTAGCTACGCGGCAGTCGAGACGTGCCTGTAGTGCTTTCGAATGGCTGTATGGATCGGAGCAAATCGCCCCGCAGACACTCGGGCGACCACTAAATCCCGCCGATTGCAAGGTCCGAAATGGCGAACCATCTGGACCGGCGAGATCTTGCCGTGCGCAGAATTGCACGACGTTGCACGTTGCCACACATTGGGCCTCGTCGGAGTTAGCCCTTGGCGTGTCGGTTCTAAGTAGGTGGCGTCTATCGGGCGAACTGAACGGGTCGATCCGACCTCTTGCGGTAGACAACACGGCGTAACTGCTGCGGTACTTCTAACCTTGGCGACTAGAGAGGCATAAGACCATGCTCACCGTTCGAATTCGTGATACCGCTTCTCTAGCCCGACTGTACGACAAATCGTCTTTCTGCAGTCCCTCACAGGGCGACTCGCGCTGAGGAGAAATTTGGGAATGGATTGGTCTCGCCTCGAGGAATAAGTCCTCGCCGCTTTCCGCCGATCACTCCGGCGACGACATGTCGCGTTGCTTACGGTACAGGTCTCGCAATTCGCGTAGTTCGGCGCGAGCGCTCTCGGGCGCGACCTCGATGGCTTGATCGAGCGTCTTGATCGCGCCGTCGATGTCGCCGTTGGCTACTTGTGCAGCGGCGAGCGTGTCGAGGGTGAGGTGGTAAGGTCGCGGCAGCAACTCGTTCGCCTTCTTGGCTAGCTGTAGCGCTCGCGGGGCGTCGTAGAGTGATGCGTCGTCCGCGGTCACTAACAGGTGCGCTAGATTGTTCAAAGCGACGAAGTTGCTGGGCTCGGCGGCGAGGATCGTCTCGTAATCGTCGAGCGCCTGCTGCTCTTTGCCTAGGCCGTCGGCGAGCTGGGCCCGTTTCGCCAACAGGTTGACCTCGCCAGGCCGTGAAGCAAGTTGCTCGGTGAGGAAAGCGATCGCCCCATCGCTATCCTCGCTATCTTCGCTATCGGCGAGGCGGTCGGCTTCTTTGAGGAGGGTCCCGATCGAGACCGCGCCAGGATTCACCGGGTAACGCACGACCGCGTCGCCGAGTTCTTCCGCCGAGGGGATCGCGACTTTTTCGACGGGCCGCCACTCGCCCTGGCTCTCGAACTCCCCTTCCCGGTAGAGGGCGTGCGCCATTAGGCGCCCCTCCGGTGCGAGGACGCGGCACTCGAAGCGGCCCTCGGGCGACACTTTGAGATTCATGTTGCTCACCCCGCGCTGGGGGCCGCCGTCGGCGCCGGCGATGTAGTAGATCGACACTACCATCGGCTCGGTGAACCGGAGCGGCTCGCCCGAAGTCTCGTCGATCAGCTGCACCTGCACGAGCCGTCCGCTCGTGAACCGGAGTTCGGCCGCCTGGGTCGCGGTGCCCGAATCGCCTTGCGGCTCAGCTTTCACCGCAACGGGACCGGCGGGGACAAGTTTTGGCAGCCCCTCGACTCCGCTGAACGCGGCGACCTCGTAGTCTCCCGGCGGCAGGTTGCTGACGCGATAGCGCCCGGCGTCGTCCGTGACTGCTTGGGCGGGTACCCAGTTGTTGGCGCCCCCGGTCGGCGCTGGCGGCGTCTGCCACTTGGCGCTGATCACCACCCGCACGCCGGCAAGCGGTCCGCCCTCCTCATCAACTACTCGGCCGGTCAGATCGGCCCGGGGCAAGAGTTGCAGATCAACTTCGCCCGGCGAACGAGGAAGCGGAGCGGTGGCGACGGCGTAGTCGGGATGCGACGCCTCGATCGTCGAGGGCGACTGGAACAATGCGGCGCTATAGCTTTCACTCGCCTGCTGGTGACGCCTCAGCTGCTCTTGCCGGAAGCGTTGGTAGTCCTTGGCGGGCAGGTCGTCGATCGCGTAGCGGCCCTCGGCGTCGGTGACGGTAGCATGGATCGAGTCGTTCAGCGAAAGGACGCCGTCGCGGACCCGCACCGTCGCGCCGGCGACCGGCTGACCGTCCGCGTCGGTGACGCGTCCCTTCACCGTCGCGGCGGGAGGGAGCACGAACCTGACATGCAAGCCGACGGCGGCGGCGCCATAGTCGCGTTCCGCGTAGGTCTTCGAAACGCGCCCCGCCTTCGTCACGCTGAGGACGATCAAGTCTTCGCCCGCTTCCTCGGGTCCTTGCTCGATAAGGTCGGCGGCGTTCGCCACGACCTTGTCGAACCGGAACTGACCGCGGGCGTCGGTCGTCGCTTCGTCACGCAGTTCGTTGGACTGAAGGTCAAAAGTCGCGGCGTGCAGTTGCACCTTGACGCCGGCGAGCGGCTTTCCCGACTCGTCGAGGCACTCGCCACGAACCGTGTTGGGGATGTCGGGGCGGGCTTGCGGATAGTCACCGGCGACGGGCGCGAAGACGTCAGCGGGCGCGCCGATTGGTACATAGGTGACCGACTCGGAGTCTTCCATGACATCCAGTGCATCGTCGCCTGCCGAAGCGAGATTGAACTGGACCAACCCCATGTGCTCGGGGTCGGGGTCAATCGAGACGGTCTTGCTCAAATCGCCGTCGTCGCCGAGCATCACCTCAACGGTTTGCACCGCCGCTCCAGGCCCTGGGTTGATAGCGAGGCCGCGGAAGATAGCCTGAGCGCCACCGGTCGTGCGTTCGAGCGGCACGTAGGGCGCGAACACTTCGCTCACGCCGACGGCGGGCTCTCCCCACATCACTTCGAAGCGTTGTTGGACCCGGGCATAGGGCTCGCCGTCGCGCTTCGGTAGATCGTCGATATCGCCGCGGACGCGGATGAGAAGGTCACGCCGCTTCGGTATGACAATCTCGAGGTCCGATTTGCCGGCCTCGATATCGATGGAGACGACGCGGCTTTCATCGGGCGCCTCGACGATGATCAAGTAGCGAAAGCCGTCACCGAGTGAATCGAGAGTAAACCGTCCCTCCTCATCGGTCTCCGCCAGCAATATGCCGCTGGGATGGCTGTTGTTGAAGCCAGAAGCCTCCACCTCGCTGAGCAGCATCAACTTCGCCCCGGGGCAGGGATCGCCGCTGGGGAGCCGGACGACGCCGGTCGCCGGCCGAGCCCGCTTCATCGTGAATGTCAGCGGCCGCCCGTTGCGTGGGATTGAGACGTCGACAGCCCTCAGTGGCTGGTACCCGGGCGTATCGATGCGAAATTCGTAGAGCACACCGGGGGCAAGCCGCTCGAGGAGCAGCTTGCCATCGGAGTCGGTCTTCTCTTCCCGGACCGGGCCGTTGCTGCTGCCGTTCAACTTGGCGTACTTCACCACTGTCGCGCCGGCCACGGCCTGGCCGTCCTCATCGCGGAGCACGAGCGGCGCCGTGAGGCCCGGCGTCAACTGGATGACGATGTCATCGATTTTATCGCCGTCTTTCAGATTGAATGGACCGACCACCGCCGGGGCGTAGGCTTCGTTGGGGTAGAAGCGCAAGTTGATCGTGCCCGACGCCACTTCGCATTCGAATCGGTCCGTGAACTTGCCCTCGGTGGAGTAGCTGACGTTGCTGGGGATTACTGACCCCGAGTACAGCCAACCCGCAACGTCCGAGGGGCCTGATCCGACTACGACGATCTTGCCCGAGAGGGTGGCGGTTCCACGCGCCTGGTCGCCCGCACTTGCGGCATCCGGCGCCGCGGGGCTTAGTGACACTAGCGAAGCGGCCAGCGCCAACGCGCCGCAGAGGAGTCCCGTAGCCGCACGCCACTTCGTGCTGCAGCGCTGCAGCACCGTGAAGCGCTCGTCGAGGAGGACCGCGATGCGGCTCCGCAACTGCGACGGCCCTTCCCAGATGCCGGCGGCGCCCGCCAGGCGGGGCGGCGCCGCGAGGTCCCGCGCCCAGCTCACCAGCCGCTCGGCGTAGGCGTGTCGGCCGGCGAGTTCGGCCGCGGCCGCGTCGGCGAGTGTCTCTTGATCGAGCCGCACCCGGCGCCGCAGCGCCCAGTACAGCGGGTTGAGCCACAGCACGACCATGGCCAGTCGCAGGCCGGCGAGCAGCCAGAGATCACCACCCCGGACATGCGCCAGTTCGTGAGCGAGCACAGCGCGGAGGTCGGTCGACGCACCGCTAGCCGCCATTGGTCGTGGCAACAGGATCGTGGGGCGCCGCAAGCCGATCGCGACCGCGGTTCCGAGCCGGTCGGAGACCATCAGCCGTGGCGACGGCGCAGGGGCGGCGAGCTCGTCGAGCAAGCGCAGGGATTCGGCGCCGGCGGGCTTGGCCTGCGCTACGATCCGCCGCGCGGCGATCGCGCCCCAGACGAGCCAACCGATCGCGAGCACCGCGCCGCCGAGCGTCGCCACGGCGATCGCGGTGTCGCGGAGCGTTCGCCAGTCCTTCGCCGCCGGCGCCGCTTCGGCAACCGGCTCGGCGACGGCATTTCGATCGAAGGACGGCGGCGGTGTTGGGGTCGTGGCGACTCGTTCACGGCTTGCCGGCATCGGCGAGGCGTCCTTAAACGGCTCGACCGTTCGTTCAAACACGGGCGCAGTCGTTCCGAGGTGGAAGATCGACCAACCCGGGATCATTACCAGCACAAGCAGCAAGGCGACGCCGGCTGTCGAAGCCCAAGCGATCGCCAAGCGCTGCGCCGGTTGACGCAGCAGGCCGGTCGCCAGCACTGCGGCGGCAAGCACCGCCGTTGTCGCGAGGTGAAAGTCCGCCAGTTTAAGCAGCGCCGACTCGGCCAGCGCTAAGGGCAGCGCCTGCGCGGGGGAAAGTAGGAACATCACTTCTATCCCTTCTTACGAGGACGGGGCTTCTTCGTCGCGTGCTGCTGTTTGCGGGCGTCGGCGATCATCGCCTCGAGTTCGTCGAGCTCCGTCGACGACAGCCGGCGGCCGTCAATCGCGTGGACTAGGTACTCGTGAACCGCGCCGTCGAACACTTTCTCGAGAAACCCCCCCGCTATCTGGCGTAGCGTCTTAGTGCGGGCGGCGAGCGGGCGATAGACGTAGGCTTTCCCCTGGCGGACGTGGTCGACGAGCCCCTTCTGCTCCATAACCTGCAGAAGGCTGAGGACGGTGGTGTAGGCAAGCTCTTCGCCGGCCGCATTCATGCGATCGACAATCTCTCGCACGGTAGCGCCGGGCTCACCTCCCTCTTCAGTGGCGTCCCAGAGGACTTTAAGGGCTTCGAGCTCGCGCCCCGTTGGCCCCGGCTCGAATAAATCTTTATTGTCCACAGCGATACTCCCAAGAAGTAATACTGGACGACCAGTAGCTACCTCGCTAAACTACTGCCCGAGCAGTAGATGTCAAGAGCGGCGCCGCAAACATCGGTCCTGAAGACGTCAACAATGGCCTGTCGGCACGTAGGTAGCGCCGAACTCTCAGAACCAATCTGAAACACCACTGTTATTCGTTCAGCCTGATCGATGCTGCTCCCGGATTGGTGTAGTGCGTTGAAGCTGATAAACGTATGACGCGCACGGCTCCTGGTGAACTTCCGGCAGTCGCAGCAACGTTGGCAGCGACGAGGGAGGTCGAACTCACGGCAACGTTTCTCACCCCTGTCAGAAGGCGATGGTGTCGGGGATCGTCACAAGTTCGCCCGACCTGAACGTATACCGATCGCCGGAAGATATGCGGAGGTCGTGAACGCCGGAAGGAATTGATTGCTAGAGAAGCGGCCGAAAAAGTGTCGGCTTGATACAGGTTCGAGCCTGCTTGGCCGGCGGCGCTGAGGACTACGGTGCCTCTGGCATTTCGGTGGGGATCAGTCCCGCCTAACGCATTGCTCGGCCTGCCAAACGAGCCGTGGACAATCCCTCCCGCGCTGCGCTGTCAGCCGGAATTGCTGCGCTGACAGTTACTCAGCTTCTTAGGAAGAAAGACTTGCAAGCTGGTATCTACATCGATAGATTTACCCAGGTAAACGAACCATCGAGGCCCATATGCCACCCAATCAGCTAGGCCGCGTCCAGCTCCGCATCATGCAGGTCCTTTGGGATCGCGGCCGCTCGACGGCGCGTGAGATCACCGATGCCCTCAATGAAGATCAGGCGATCGCCCATAGCACGGTTCAGACCCTGCTGCGTGGTTTGGAAGAAAAGGGCGCGGTCTCGCATGAGTCCGAGGGGCGGACGTTCTACTTCTTTCCGCTTGTCAAGGAAGACAATTACCAGCGGAAAGCGACCAATGACCTTGTTCAGCGTGTTTTTGGAGGCAAGGTCAGCGACTTGGTGGCTCATCTCTTGAAGCACGAGAAGGTATCGCCCGACGAATTGGAACAGATTCGTCAACTCATCCAACAACGCCGCAAAAAGCCGTAAGGAACCCCACCATGGTCGACCAAGAATTGGCGGCGTCGGCAGTCGAGGTCCTGGGCGCCGCTTCCGAGCTGGTCGTCAACTGGCTCTTGCAGTCGACCCTTCTGCTGACCGCAGGTCTGGCCCTGGGTCATGCGCTGCGGCGCCGAGGATCGGCCGTGCAATCGGCCGTCTACCGCACAACGCTCGTCGCGGTGATCGCGTGCCCAATGGCGACGTGGGGGCTTTCGCTCGCCGGCGTCAGCGGATGGTCGGTGGAACTGCCCGCCTTGATGGCTCAGGCCGAACCGACCACGCCGGAAGCAGAACCCGTGGCCACGCCGCCTCAGGAGCCTACGGCCCCAGTTCCCGTTCCGCTTGGATCGGCGCCGGCTGCCGTTGAGTTCAGCGCCGTGGCCGCTCTCGCTCCGCTACCGGTCCCTCCGCTGGCAGCCTCGCAGGATTCGGACAGTTCACGACTTCCATCCAGCGATCGTTTCCTGGCGTCGTCGGTGGGCCCGCCGGCGACTTCATCCCCGACGCCGGCACTCACCGTGTTCGGCGCCGTCGCTATTGGCGCCGCTGTCCTATGGTTCGTGGTGAGCGGGGTGCTGCTCGCTCGCCTCGCCTTAGCATGGCGAGCTCTGCTGCGTTTGCGGTCCGCTTCGACGGTCGCCGACGAGCCGACCCACCGGCTCTGTAGCGAGCTCGCGACTCAATTGGGCGTCGCGACGCCGCAGGTGTTGCGGAGCCCCTACCTGCCGAGCCCCTGCCTCGCGGGGATCCGGCGCCCGGCGGTACTGCTACCGGAGGAGCACGATGGGACTTCGCTCCAGGATGTCCTTGTCCACGAGCTCGCACACCTGAAACGCCACGACACGGGGTGGAACCTCGCTAGGCGACTATCGACCTCGGCGATGTTCTTCCAACCCTTGCTATGGAGCCTGTCGCGCCGCATCGAGGCGGCGGCCGAGGAGGTGTGCGACGACTACGTCGTGCAACTCGGGTCAGACCGCACGGACTATGCCGACCGGTTGGTGAGCATCGCCGAGCTCGGAGCCACGCCGATCGCCGCGGCGGGCGTCGGCATCGTGTCGTTCCGTTCGATGCTCGGCCGCCGCGTTGTCCGAATACTCGACACTTCGCGGCCACTCTCGACTCGTGTGGGCAATCTGCTTCTGGCGCTGGTGATCGGCGGCGGGCTCGTCGGCGCGACAATGGCAGGGCTGGTAGGACTGAACTCGGCGGTCTCCAAGGCCAGCGCCGCCTTGACGGAGGAGGTTGCAGGGGCCGACCAAGAGCTCTCGTCCGACGACGTCGCCGATGATGACACCCCTTCCGAGGAGAAAGTCGTAACGGTCGAAGGGCGCGTGGTTGACCCCGCCGGCCGCCCGTTCGCCGGCGCCACGGTCGAGGCCCAACGCTGGATCCATGATCCTGACGCATCAAAGTCGCCCCTCGCGACGACCACGTCGGACGAGAGCGGGCGTTTCACACTCCGCTACCCAAGGCACGAGCAGCCAACGCTCGTCGCCAGTGCTCCGGGGTTTGGACCGGCTTCGGTAGCCTCCGATCCAGCGAAAGCGAAGGAAGCCCCCACCCTGCAATTAGCGGCGGATGACATCGCGATTCGGGGCCGGGTTCTCGACGAAGAAGGCGAGCCGGTAGCCGGCGCCACGCTGCGTGTAAAAGGCGTCGCCGCTCCCGCTACTACCAATCTCGACGCCTGGCTCGCGGCGCTGCGTCGGGGGGTAATCATCTGGGAGGCGGTCGGTAAGCACATTGAGAGTTGGACACCTCAAGCGCCCGGGACCCTCGCTCGGCCGATCGTGACCGGCGCCGATGGAGCCTTCGTCATCAAGGGGGTCGGCAGCGAGCGCGTGGTCCGAGCCACACTCGAGGGTCCGACAATTGCTTTCACGCAGTTAACGATCGCGACGCGCGAGATGACGCCCGTCGTGGCCGTCGATGGCATGCCCGACCCAGATTGGTCGAGAGAGCACACCGTCTACGGCGCCGAGTGCCAGGTCGTCGTGGCGGCGACGCAGCCCATCGAAGGCGTTGTCCGCGACGCTAAGACGGGCGAGCCGCTTGCTGGCGTAGCGGTGGAATCCTATCGGATGCGTGAGTATGACACATCGGCTAGACGTGAGATTCGAACCCAGTCCGATGCTCGTGGCCGCTACCGACTCGTTGGAATGCCGAAGGACGTTGGCCGCCAGATCATTGCGGTTCCCAACGATTCGCAACCATACCTAATGCGAGAGTTTGACGTCCCCGACCGCTCGGGATTGGGTCCGGTCGATCTCGACCTCGAACTATACCGTGGCGTTTGGATCACCGGACGTATCATCGACCGCGAGACGCAGCGCCCCGTTGGCCTTCCCGTCATCGTGCTGGCACACCAGTACCCTTATCTGGCGAATCCCTTCGCGCAGGCGTTGCCGGAGTATGACAGCGACGGCAACATCGCCGGCTACCAACACCGGTACACTGTCGACGAGAATGGCCGCTTCCGGCTCGTTGGCATCCCGGGCAAAGGGATCGTCGGCTTGGTTGTCGGCAGCGCGCTGCCGAGCCCGATTGGGCAGGGCTCAGATCAGATCTCGGGCGCTAACGAATCGGGTCACTTCTCCACCTACCGCCACGGGGCAGGGGCGTCGACGAAGCACCCAACGATCATGCGTGAGGTCGAGGTCCATGATGGGGCCGACGAGTTCGTCGTCGACTTCGAGCTCGACCGGGGCGCCTCGATCCGCGTTACGCCTCTGGGGCCCGATGGAGAAGTGGTCACTATGCTACGCGTCGCCGGGCTCGCTCACCGCGAGTTCTGGGAGACGCCCGAAGGGTCACCCTTCGACGTCAGCGCCCTGGCGAAGGGGGAGGAGCGGACGCTGATGATCCAGTCGGAGGAACTAGGCGTTGGCAAGGCGCTGCGGATTTCGGAAGCCCAGTCGCCCGATGAGATCACGGTAACGCTCGAACCCTGCGTCACGGTCCGTGGCCGGGTCATCGACGAGAATGACGCGCCGTTATCGGGCGCCCGCGTCCGGCTCCATCCCCTCCCCGGAGGCGACTACAGCCCCGAATTGGACACCGTCTCCACCGACGAAGAAGGGCGGTTCGAGCACGGCGGCGTGCTCTGCGGGACGACCTACAACGTTTACTTGGAATCGAAGGAGCAGGGATTCGCCACCTTGGCGGAGAAACTGGCGGTCCATCCTGGCGAAACGATCGATCTGGGCTATAT from Botrimarina mediterranea encodes:
- a CDS encoding M56 family metallopeptidase → MFLLSPAQALPLALAESALLKLADFHLATTAVLAAAVLATGLLRQPAQRLAIAWASTAGVALLLVLVMIPGWSIFHLGTTAPVFERTVEPFKDASPMPASRERVATTPTPPPSFDRNAVAEPVAEAAPAAKDWRTLRDTAIAVATLGGAVLAIGWLVWGAIAARRIVAQAKPAGAESLRLLDELAAPAPSPRLMVSDRLGTAVAIGLRRPTILLPRPMAASGASTDLRAVLAHELAHVRGGDLWLLAGLRLAMVVLWLNPLYWALRRRVRLDQETLADAAAAELAGRHAYAERLVSWARDLAAPPRLAGAAGIWEGPSQLRSRIAVLLDERFTVLQRCSTKWRAATGLLCGALALAASLVSLSPAAPDAASAGDQARGTATLSGKIVVVGSGPSDVAGWLYSGSVIPSNVSYSTEGKFTDRFECEVASGTINLRFYPNEAYAPAVVGPFNLKDGDKIDDIVIQLTPGLTAPLVLRDEDGQAVAGATVVKYAKLNGSSNGPVREEKTDSDGKLLLERLAPGVLYEFRIDTPGYQPLRAVDVSIPRNGRPLTFTMKRARPATGVVRLPSGDPCPGAKLMLLSEVEASGFNNSHPSGILLAETDEEGRFTLDSLGDGFRYLIIVEAPDESRVVSIDIEAGKSDLEIVIPKRRDLLIRVRGDIDDLPKRDGEPYARVQQRFEVMWGEPAVGVSEVFAPYVPLERTTGGAQAIFRGLAINPGPGAAVQTVEVMLGDDGDLSKTVSIDPDPEHMGLVQFNLASAGDDALDVMEDSESVTYVPIGAPADVFAPVAGDYPQARPDIPNTVRGECLDESGKPLAGVKVQLHAATFDLQSNELRDEATTDARGQFRFDKVVANAADLIEQGPEEAGEDLIVLSVTKAGRVSKTYAERDYGAAAVGLHVRFVLPPAATVKGRVTDADGQPVAGATVRVRDGVLSLNDSIHATVTDAEGRYAIDDLPAKDYQRFRQEQLRRHQQASESYSAALFQSPSTIEASHPDYAVATAPLPRSPGEVDLQLLPRADLTGRVVDEEGGPLAGVRVVISAKWQTPPAPTGGANNWVPAQAVTDDAGRYRVSNLPPGDYEVAAFSGVEGLPKLVPAGPVAVKAEPQGDSGTATQAAELRFTSGRLVQVQLIDETSGEPLRFTEPMVVSIYYIAGADGGPQRGVSNMNLKVSPEGRFECRVLAPEGRLMAHALYREGEFESQGEWRPVEKVAIPSAEELGDAVVRYPVNPGAVSIGTLLKEADRLADSEDSEDSDGAIAFLTEQLASRPGEVNLLAKRAQLADGLGKEQQALDDYETILAAEPSNFVALNNLAHLLVTADDASLYDAPRALQLAKKANELLPRPYHLTLDTLAAAQVANGDIDGAIKTLDQAIEVAPESARAELRELRDLYRKQRDMSSPE
- a CDS encoding BlaI/MecI/CopY family transcriptional regulator, which produces MDNKDLFEPGPTGRELEALKVLWDATEEGGEPGATVREIVDRMNAAGEELAYTTVLSLLQVMEQKGLVDHVRQGKAYVYRPLAARTKTLRQIAGGFLEKVFDGAVHEYLVHAIDGRRLSSTELDELEAMIADARKQQHATKKPRPRKKG
- a CDS encoding BlaI/MecI/CopY family transcriptional regulator, coding for MPPNQLGRVQLRIMQVLWDRGRSTAREITDALNEDQAIAHSTVQTLLRGLEEKGAVSHESEGRTFYFFPLVKEDNYQRKATNDLVQRVFGGKVSDLVAHLLKHEKVSPDELEQIRQLIQQRRKKP